The DNA sequence AAAAGCCGTTCAAATGGTATGAACGGCTCATCAAAGGATGGTTTATTCTGCTTAGTTATTCCCATCAAATGCCGTCACAACCTGTAATAGGTCATGGAATTATCGGCGTAATTGACGGAGAACGTATTCATAGAGATGGAAAAATTCGATTTGAGTATCTAAACGCAATTCGAAATGATAGGTTTCGAAAATGGTAATATATCCATTTCCACAGACTGAATAATCGGCAGGATTCAGCCTTGGGCAGCCCACCATTTGATCGTCTGTTTGGCGTACCTCAACAGATTTTCATTCAGGAACTTGATATACTCAGGATCCTCGCCGCGCTCCATACTCATGACGATCAAGGCATAGGCAATCATCGGTTCAGGCAAATACCCGGTGCGACTCATCTGCCAGCCAGCTCCCAAGCCCGTCTGATACTGTCTGAATCGAAAGGCGGAATTTCCAATGAAGATGCCGAATCCGAAGAAGATAGCCGTCAAGTCCGTCAATAATTCGTGATCGTGTGGTAGCTCTGGATACTGAAATAGCACCTCGTGCGCGAGTTCATGTGCAAGTGTGGCAATAAGTCCGGAGGCATCTTGAAGCTGGGCGGATTCGAGGGAAATAACGGCTTGATTCCCCGATCTCCGAAAGGTTCCGGCTGCGCTGCTCCATCTGCCTTGGGCGTCAGCGGGCGTGGTGAGGAGGTCTCCTGCATCTGTGTGCACGGAGCTTTCTTGATGAAATTCTAGGACAATGGGGGCATCGGGTATTCCCATCCATCGTTGGATTTGCAGCAACATTCGATGAGCATCAGCCTCGGTTCCCCTGAACGTCTCTGGAAAAAATCGCTTGGTGGGCGTGATAGTTTCGAATTGATGAAATCGCTCTTCCCCAAAAGCCGCCAGCAGAATGTCAAAGGCAGACTCGATCCATTCCTGATCTTCGGGGGTAACGGGAAGTTTGGGACGTTTCCAAAACATGGTGTGTGCGTAAATTTGGGCTCCAAATAAAGGTTTCCACGCTGAGAGATGCAATGCCATCCTCCCTGCCGAAAGAAAATTCTGAGTACTTTTCGCGAAGAATTGGCACCTGCGCAAAAACCCTGCGCACTGCCGGCCGAACCTTGTTCCATAAACACGAAGATCATGTCAATCACAGGAAAAACGCTGATCGAGCTGGGATACCGCCCCGGAAAATGGTTCAAGGAAGCCCTTGCACACGCCAATTCCCACCAACTGGAAGGCCAAGCCTTGATGGATTATCTCGCCGAAGTTCAACCTACCATTTTTGATCCGCACGCCGCTCCCCTCCCCTATCACCGAAACATCGTGGCGAGCACCGAAGAAGAAATAGAAAATACTGCCTCAGTCTTCGCGACCATGAATCACCTCATGAAAACGCCAACCGTGGAAGCTGGTGCCGTCATGCCCGATGCCTGCCCAACGGGAAGTCCTGGCGGGATTCCGGTCGGAGGGGTGGTCGTCACCCGAGATGCCATCCACCCGTCCATGCATTCTGCGGATATCTGTTGTTCAGTCATGATGACTTCCTTTGGACATATCGATCCCAAGCTTGTGTTGGACGCTGCACATGCCGCCACACATTTTGGTGGTGGAGGAAGGGAAGAATGGTTTGATCTGCCCAAAGAACTGGAGGCTCAACTGAAGGACAATCATTTCTTGGGAAATGAAAAGCCACAGATGCTTGCCAAATCCCATCTGGGAACTCAGGGCGATGGCAATCACTTCCTGTATGTAGGACGATCCGAGCAGACTGGCGAAACGGTCATGGTTACCCATCACGGTTCGCGAGGATTGGGTGCTTATCTGTACAAGGAAGGGATGAAGATCGCTGAAGCATTTAGGCGAGAATACTCCCCGAGGACGTTGAAATCCAACGCATGGATTCCCTATTCGGAGGAGCTAGGGAAAAAGTATTGGGATGCCCTCCAGCTTGTGCGTGCATGGACCAAGGAAAACCATACGGTCCTCCATCGCGCTACCTCCCAATCCTTGAAGGTAGAACCCACGGAGCGATTCTGGAATGAGCATAATTTCGTCTTCAAGGATGGCGATCGATTCTATCATGCGAAAGGGGCGACTCCGCTAGATGACAAATTTGTCCCGGATGGTCACGAGGGTCTTCGATTGGTGCCACTCAACATGGCAGAACCTGTATTGATTGTCCGTGGGGAGACCACCGAAACCAACTTGGGTTTTGCGCCACACGGAGCGGGAAGGAATCTGTCGCGCTCCCAGCATATCAGAAATCAAGCTGGAAGGTCGACCAAGGCCATTTTGGCAGAAGAAACCAAAGGCTTGGATGTACGATTCTACTCGGGGCATCCCGACATCTCCGAGTTGCCCTCTGCATACAAATCTGCGGCGGCGGTGCAACAACAAATGAAGGAATTCGGCCTTGGGGAGGTCGTCGATAAAATTCTTCCTTATGGATGCATCATGGCGGGAGATTGGCAAATTGATGCACCTTGGCGAAAGAAGAAGCGGAAATAGACACAGAGGCACTCCCACTAGGTGCCTCTGCTTGTTTCATCTCTAAAATGGCATCACCTCTCCATCCTCAGGAATCAGCACTCGATCAGTCAGGCGTTCGTTGCTGACTCGCTCCCGAAGTTCTGCCCGAGTCGTGGGACAGTGATTGATGGCCTCCAGATGATTGGCGATGACCTTGCCCGGCGCATCTTGCATAAACCGGATCACATCATCCACTCGCATCAGCAACGGCTGGCCAATATCGAACTGGGCGGAACCCGCTGCAACCACGCTGATATCAGGCTTGAGTTCCGTCAATGCCCGTTTGACATCATCTGTGTAAATCGTGTCGGCACTCAGATAGACAGAAGGCTCATTGGGCAATTCGATATGGAAGCCCATCACATGTCCCATCGGACCCGCGATGAAGCCATAGCCATGTCGGGCCGGAATGCCCACAATTGATCCTCCCAGAAACTCCTGCTTGGCCCAGTAGGCTAGTCCTTGGACGACCTTGATGCCTTTTTTCTCATAGAATGCCCGATCCTTCGCACTACAGGTAACGGGAATCTGGCGCTCCTTGAGAAACGCTACAGCGGCATCATCGATATGGTCGGGGTGCTTGTGGGTAATCAAACAATGGGTAACACGCTCCAAGATGGCCCGGGAAGATTCAGGATAATCGACCAGAGGATTCTTGCGGGGCTTGGCTCTGAAGAATGAAAAAGGCGGCATAGTCCCTTTGGGGCCCAACATGGGATCGACCAGAACTACCTGATCCGCTGTTTCGATAAAAAGGGTCGCATTTCGCGCGTGATGGATTCGCATGGGATGACGATTTTGGACAAAGGTCGCTCGCCCGCTATTCCCCGCACATTGATTTGGATCAAGAAATCCGTTTCCGCAGCCTACTCAGAGTTTCGGGCGTGATATTAAGATACGAAGCAATGTGATACTGAGGAATTTCCCGAAGCCAATTGGGTCGTTTTTCAAGCAAGATCTGGTAGAGCTCTTCTGGTTTTTTGGTCATCCGCTCATAAGCCCGATCCTCCTGTTTGGCCAGCAATTCCGCAAATGTCTGATGGATAAAGGCCTTCCCGCATTGGTACCGCTCCAAAAGCTCGAAAAACTGGGTCCTGCCAATCGACAATTGCTCCACCTCTGTCAAGCTCTCTTGGAACTTGTGGGTATCCCGCTGATGCATGAAAGCCGAAAAGTCCGAGATAAACTGAGGTTCCAAATAGAAGGTCAAATTGCTCTCTCTGTCTCCCGTAGAATAAAACTCCCGCACGATCCCCCGATTGAGAAACCGCAGATATTGATCCGGCTCATCCCCCGTCAGCAGCAACGTTCCTTTGGGAAGCCGCTGGATGGAGAATGCCCCAAATAGCTCCGCAAGACCTGCTTGATTGAGCGGGTACTCCGTTTCAAAAAATCGAGAAATTGCATCGAAGGTAGACATGCCACAAAGGTAGCGAAGCTTTTCTATTGCCCCTACCGAACCAGCGTTTTGTCCCGAGCTGTAGGGATGCTCAAAATCCTTGCGCAGGACTGTCGATCCACTATTTGGAAGAGAGGATAAGTGTTTGGGTGAATAGCAGATATTTCATGTAAGTAATCATTTTGAGTATTTTATATAAATACCCAATGCCATATATTTAGATCATTCAAAGATCTGGTTTCAATATTCCTTTATTCTATTATTAATCATTCTTTGGGATAGTCACTATAAAACAATCAACACATTCCCCTATTTCCCCTCGATCCTCAGCCCAATAAAGAAAGCGGCTAAAAATATTTCGTAGCAACAAATCTATGGGGCGATGTCGAAGGAAATATGGAGACATGCGTGAGGTATGTTCCATGCAAATCTCGCAAGACGCTATCCCGAAATTACCGATTGCGCCCATTTAGCTATGAAGCAGGAAAAAGAGCATGGCACGAGACTCCGACTATTGTTGGTCATGCGAGCATTGATTGAGCAGCCGGGTAGGTACACCAAAACCGAGCTTGCCAAGAAATTCAATATTCACAAGGATACGGTCACCAACTACTTCAATGATTTTCGAAATGCGGGATTTGAGTTGGCCTCGGATTCCAAGCACCGCTATCATTTCGTGGCGGATACCACTTATAAAGCCCTTCAGGATCTCCTCCATTTTTCTGAGGATGACCAGGACTTTTTGATAGACTTATTGCAAAAGCAAGAGCCCCATAGCCAGCGGAGCGAACGTATCCAGCGGAAAATAGCTGCGACCTACGATTTTACGCAACTCGGGTATGAGAATCTCCGGAATCCTCATCTAAGCAAATTGAATCTGCTGAGACAGGCTGAAGCTGATCATTGTCGGGTGTGGCTCAAAGGCTATCGCTCTTCCAACAGCAGCGAGATTCGGGACCGTCTGGTGGAGCCGTTTCATGTGAGTCCAGAGGAGGACATCCTCCATGCATTCGATGTAGAGCGAGGAGCCATCAGGCATTATCTCGTGGCGCGGATCAGCCATATTCTGCCTACCGACGAACCTTGGCAACATGCAGGCAAGCACAATATCATGCCGACCGATCCATTTCGGATCGTGCACCCCAATCCTGTGCAAGTCCATTTGCGGCTTTCGGTAGGAGCCTACAATGAATTGCTAGTTCGGTTTCCCCTCACCCGCCAGTATATCCGTCCAGCAGCTGAGCCCAACATGTTTGATTTCGAGTGCAAGGTCAATCCCAAGTTTTTCGGGTTGACCAATTTCATTTTGGGGAACTACCACTTGAATGTCGAAGTGGTAAGTCCCGAGTCCCTCAAAGATCACCTCCGCGAAAAGATCTCCACCATGAATTTTTAATTATTCCCAAGGGGTACTGAAGTGGCTTCGGGGGGTGAGGCTATAAGTTTGGAATGTAAACAATGATGTAATGAGAATACACATCAAGACGACTCCAGCCAAGGAGATTGTCCCTTTTAATTACCAGAAGTATCTGGTCGGGACATTGCACAAATGGTTGGGAGATCAAAATCAATGGCACGATGAATTATCCCTGTATTCCCTTTCATGGTTGAGTCATGGGATTCCTGTCAAAAACAAAGGATTAGACTTTCCTACAGGAGCATACTTTTTCATTAGCTCTCCCAGTCAGGAATTTTTGATGTGCCTGATTCAGGGCATTCAAGAAGACCCTGAAATTGCTTTCGGCTTAAGGGTGTCTGAATTGAAAATTCAGGCTCCTCCTCAGTTTGAAACTGTGGAGAGGTTTATCGCTCAAAGTCCAATTCTTATAAAAAAGCGAAGGGAAGAAGGGGGCAATAAATACTTCTTCCCAGAAGACAAACAAGCAGATCAGCTACTAACTGAGACTCTTAGATGGAAATTGAAAAAAGGAGGATTTAAGCATCCTCGTGCAATAGTTCGATTCGATCCAAACTATCGACGATATAGGACAAAGGTAGCTGTATATGATGGAATTAAGAATAAAGGCACTCTTTGCCCAGTCATTGTCGAAGGAAGTCCCGAGGAGATCAAATTCGCATGGAGTGTAGGAATCGGCAGCTCCACAGGAATTGGTTTTGGCGCCCTAAAGTAGATATCCATGAAATATTTTATCGTCACTTACAAAGGCCCATTCGGCTTTATCAAACCTTGGACTGCTGTCCGGGACAGCGAGACATTCAGCCAGCAGTTTTTGACTCCAAGCATCGTCGAAGGGATTGAAAAGAAACTGTTCCCAGTTCAGCTGAACCACCGAGGAATTGAGAAAATCCTAAGGCATCGACTCAGCTATGAGCAAATGTCTGCGCAACAGGAACAAATCCAACCGCGTGGCTGGAATAGCGGAAATATTGGCAAGCGGAAAGGCTTCGTGCGACCTCGAGCGGTGTTGATTAGGAGCGTCCTTCAGAACCCCACGCTTCACCTTGCTTTCGGAAATGAGCAAGACGCGCTACAGGCATTTGGTCAACACATCTGCCTTTGCCGAAATGAGGACATTTTACTTCCTCATTCCATAGTTCAGGTAAGTTCGGAGGAGTTCGATTCAGATGAGGATCGCTTTTCTGGGTTTGAACTAGCCTTCGGAGATGGACCAGAATCCTTTCTGGTGGGCTATAATCGGTATCATGAAGGGGAGAAGATGTATGGACATTTGAAGGTGATCGGTAATCCAGTAAGCACAGTCTGATGGCAGATCCACATCCCGAAATCAAGGCGAAAGGGAAGCCCCAGTGGACCACCTTATATGATCATACCCTCCATGTTCTCCTTGCCACCGAAAAATTCGCAGAACATGTAGGATTGGATATCCGAATCGCTCAAACTGGGGCCATACTTCATGATATCGGAAAAGCGCATCCTGTTTTCCAGGATCGACTCCAAGGGCAAAAGTCCACTAGCACTTTCCGCCATGAAATTGCTTCCCTGTTTTTCTTGCCTTTGGTAAAAGAGGAATGGCGAGTTCCTGTTTTGGAAATGGTCATAGCCCACCATAAATCCATCAAAAACGACAAGAGAGAAAAGGGCATTCTAGACCTCCTTGACGGCGAACCAGATACCTTGAATTATCATCTGGGGAATTGGGAGTCTTGGAATCCAATCGGATTAGACTTGCTTGAGGCTTTCGGCTGGGAGATCAGACCCATTTCAAAGGAGCAGGCAGAAGAATCCTTCTGGCAAAGTGCAAAATTTGCCAAGCAATCATATCGACAGAGAGGCTATTCCAAATGGCGGGGATTGTTGATGGGAGCGGACCATATGGCCTCTGCAATGGTGGATAAAACGGAAGAAAAGCTGAGGAACATGTTTCTGCTTCCGGACCTCGGCTTTTTTGATCGGCAGAGCCCTGATTATCCCCTATCTCTGGTTTCTGCCGAAAATGCGAAGCCTCATACAATGGTCGTGGCTCCCACAGGCGCAGGAAAAACCGACTACCTTTTTCGGCGTTGCCAAGGCCGAGTATTCTACACTCTACCTTTTCAGGCCTCTATCAATGCCATGTTCCAAAGGCTACAAAAAGACCTTCGGACGGATAATCGGGCTCTCAACTTGAAACTCCTCCATGCAGCTTCCTCTCTGATCAAAGCTGAAAATGGGGATAGGGAAGATACGGTCCTGCAAAAACACGTGGGTTCTTCGATCAAGGTTTTGACTCCTTTTCAGATGGCCGGGATCATCTTTGCTAGCAAGGGGTATGAGGCGATGATCATGGATCTGGCAGGATGTGATATCATTTTGGATGAGGTCCATACCTATTCTGGAATTTCCCAGGCAATGGTCCGAAGGATAGTAGCTGTCTTGAAGGAAATTGGATGCCGCATTCATATAGGTACAGCTACCATGCCCAGTCTGCTTTATCAGGATTTGAAACGGATTTTGGGGGAGGAATTAACCTTGGAAACAAGCTTGGACAGGGAAGATCTGGCTCGATACGATCGGCACACTATCCATAAGGTCCAAGACTGGGATCAAGCCAATCAAGCCATCCAGAAAGCCATACAATCGGATCAAAAGCTCTTGATTGTCTGCAACACCATTGCTCAGTCTCAGATGGTATACCAAACACTAATTGATTTGGTGGCAAATCTTGGACTTTCTGAGCAGGTAGAACGCATGCTTCTACATAGCAAGTTCAAACGAAAGGATCGAAGAAAGCGTGAGGCTGAGCTTTTGGGCATGACGGATCAGGGAGAAATAACCTATCGGTTCAATACAGCCCGAGGAGGATGCATCGTGGTTTCCACTCAAGTCGTGGAAGTGAGCCTAGACATTAGCTTCGATGTCATGATCACTGAATGTGCCCCACTCGATTCGATGATTCAGCGATTTGGTAGGATCAACCGAAAACGGACCAAGGAAACGATTGGGACAAGGAAACCGATCTATGTAATCGCTCCCCCTGATGATAGCAAACAAGCTAGACCCTATGACCTAGAGGTGCTGGAACGAAGCTTCGAGGTGCTTCCCGAAAATGGTCCGCTTCATGAGGTGGAATTACAGGGTAAAATCGATCAGGTTTTCAACGAATTCGAGCCATTGTCCATTGAAGAGCATGTCCACTTTCAGGAAGATGGAACATGGACGATTCCAAAGCTATGCAATGGCAATGCATGGCTGGTGGAACTATTGGATATCGATAGTGTCGCAGCCATCGTCGAATCAGATGCCAAGGCCTACCTAAAGGTGCCCTATGAAGAGCGAATGGGGTTAGAAATATCTGTAGGATACTTTTCCGTCAGACACCTCCCGCAATTGGAAGAGGGAAATGCCCCATACCTCATCCCCGATGATTGTTATGATGACGAATTGGGCCTCCGAATGGACAAGCTCAAGTCTACCCGTGATGGTTCACTTACCGAAATTCTGTAACCATGTATACAGCAACTGTTGGAAGAACATTTCTGGACGAGTATAATCGGCGGAATCAAACCAATCTCTCAGCAAAGGAGTTTTTCGATGAGGTATTGTTTTCAGTGATTTTTGATCACCCGAAATATTTGATGTGGGTCCAAAACTCCCCCTTTGTGCAAGGGTTGGGGAAGAAAAAACCATTTTTCAATGCCGATGAACGTGTAGAAAGGTTAGAAAAGCTACATGAAAAAATTACAGGAGGAGCTACCGATGCTAGCATAGCATTGGGTTTTCCGGCCTCGGACGACGAGAAGTTTGCAACGACCTCGGGATTAGTCTCCTTCGAGGATCTTCCAGTAGAAGCGGAGGATGTTTACTGTTCTTGGATTGGTGCTGCCTTAAGTGTTGGAGTTGCGGGTGGATACACAATCCTATTTAATGACCCCAATGTTTCTTACCAAGTATTTGAAGGTTGGCAGAAATACAGAGAGCTTCTTCAAGATTCAGTACTACAGAATAAAATACCTTCCAATAAACTAAGCACCTGGAATGGCCAATGGCTTTGGTTTCGAAACAATGAAGATGAGTACTTCCCTGAATTTAGATTTGCAGATCTGGTTAGGCTTGAGAGTATTTTTTCCATTGAACCCAAGGAAATTGCCATAAACACCGTCCCATGGTCTCGGCTTTTCTTTGCCCTTTCCTCCTCATATTCTGGAAAATCGATGATGGCTTACGTCTCTAGCTTGGGCCAAACCAACAAAACGGTTGGTTTCATTCCGATGAAGCTACAAACTGGAGATTTTATTCATCAAGTCTATCAGAAGTTATTCGGAATGGATAACTATCAGATAAACAAGAAAGAATTCGAAAGCTTGTTCGGCAAGCATATCAAAAGAGCCTGTGAATTGGGCAGTATTGGCCTTCAGGCCCTGGAACCCAAAAACCTCCGAAAATACTTCGGTAATGATTCGAACCTCAAGCTGGCCAAGCCCAAAGTTTCTCGGAAGAAAACTGATTCTGACGAGGAATATCAAGAAAAGGTCGAAAAAGCCCATGCAAAGGACCACCAGAATATCATCACATTTCACGTCTATAAAACTTGGTTGATTGCCATGATTGCAAAAAACAAAACCGAAATCTCGGACTACACCCGGGAGATCGCCAAAGCCTTGATGGAGTTCAGAGAGAATTCTCGAGGTACAAAAGGAAAAAATCTCCTCGATAAACTATTCGCCAATAAGCGAAAAGAAAACTTCTTGGAATATCTGACGGAACTCATCAACAGCGAAGGTTCGAGCAAGGAGATCGCTGATCAAATGAATTTACTTCGAGATCGAGTCCACTTCATGAATCGGGAGGACTTTACCTACTTCGTGGCTTTGCTGAAATTCGACTATGCTTATCAAGAGCGAATTTCCTGAATATTTCTCTTTTCGATTAATCCATCATTAACAAAATAAACATGAATACGATTTACATCCGTACGCTCAAGCGCGCAGACCACACAGTTTTTGGCGTAGAAAAAGGTCAAAAAACATACTACGATCCACAATTCGGTCGAATGATTCCCTATTCAAGCGGACAGCAAATTAAGCGCTCCATTTTGGAATCATTGAACCTTGCCTTGGAAACAGCAGGGTCTCCAACCACCTTTTTCTTTGATGTAACGAAAAAAGAGGAAATCAAAGAGGGAGAAGTTTTTGGTACCTGTAATCCTGCCGATCCTGACCAACTTTTGGGTGGATGGATGAGAGCAGCGAGTGGGGGAAAGGAGAAGACATTGAAGCGAAGAAGTCCGCTTTCCATTTCTTCAATGAGAGGCCTTCATCCCTTGTTGGCTGGCACCAATAAGGAAAATATGACATTTGACAGAAGCAACAGACCTAATAATGTGGTTGTTGTCCGCGACCAAAAGGGGAATGAACTCTCTACAGAAGAGATCAAAGATTTACTTTCAGGTAAAGATCGAAGTCTTGAAAGAAAATGGATTGCAGATCAAACCCGTGCTACTGGTCTATTTGTCCAAGATATTGCTATCGACATGCGTCGCCTATTTTCGGTAGCCTTGAACCCATTTGAGCCCGAAATTTCTGCCGAAGTCGAGGCCTCCCTGAGAGAAGCAGGCTGGATTGAATCTGAGAGTGTTTTTGGTCCCTGCCTAGTTGCGCCCAAATCTGTACGAGATACGCTCATTCCCGCATTGGTAGATTCCATCTTTCATTGGCGAATTACCTCCAATCAGTCTCGAACACTTAGCCTGATGGAAACACTCGCAGTTGGGATTAGCGACAATGCCAATAAAATCGCGGGCAGCATTCGAGCCAAGTTGACTGAAGCAGAAAAGGCGATGCCTATTGTTGAGGAGGAACTTGAGGGAGTTGACATGTTCGTCACTTTGCCCGCAGCTGGTTATCTCATTACAAAAAATGAAAGTGCTGACGCCCTCGAAAACGCACGGGAGCATTTGATCGGATTGCTGAATAAATATGACTATGAGGGACAACCTGTAATGGCATAACCCCCATGCTCACTGCCACCCTCTACACATATTCCTTCCAATGCGCGCGCAAGATGTGGCTCCATCATCACAAGATGGTGATGGAGCACACCTCCGATCTGGTGTCGGAAGGGCGGGTGCTTCATGAAACATCCTATCGGCAGCGTGCCAATCGATATCGTGAGATCGCTTTGGAGGGGATGAAGATTGATCATTTTGATGCTAGACAGGGGATTATCCGGGAAGTTAAGAAATCAGACAAGCGGGAGCGGGCCCATGTCGCGCAAGTCAAATTCTATCTCTGGAGATTGGAACAAGTCGGCATTTCCACTCAATACGGTTTGCTTGAATATCCTGCTCAGCGGAAAACCTTGAAGGTATTTCTGGCAGATTCCGACCGGATGGAAATTCCACAGCAATGCGCCCAGATTCAAGGAGTTTTGGATGGTACATGTCCTGAGCGTCTTGCCAAAAATCGGTGTCGGCATTGTAGTTACCTCGATTTTTGCTGGTCGGGGGAATCTCTAAAACCCAACACCTAACTCCTCACGAGAATGAAGAAGTCATACTATTTATTCAATCCGGGGAAGCTAAGCAGGAAAGACTCCACCTTGAAATTCACGCCTGTGGATGCGGATGGTGTGGTGGGCAATTCGCGGTATTTGCCCATCGAGGGGATCAAGAACCTGTATGTGTTCGGAAGTCTGGACGCCAATAGCGCATTGTATAATTTCCTGGGGCGCCATCATGTGCCGGTACATTTTTTCGACTACCACGAGCATTACTCTGGGTCGTTCATGCCCAAAGAGTTTTTGCTTGCCGGGAAAATGCAGGTGGCTCAAACCGAATACTACTTGTCTGACACTCGGCGATTGACCTTGGCGAGACTGATCTTGCTGGGAGCGGCGCACAATATGCGCAAAAATCTCTGCTACTATCAGAATCGAGGGAAGGATCTAGGGGACTTAATCGAATCTTTCGATCGGTATCAGGCGGAAATAGTGGCTATGTTGGCCCCTGATCGCTCGGGAAGCTTGGTCGCGGCATTGATGGGGCTAGAGGGAAATTTGCGGCAGACCTACTATCAGGCATTTGACCGGATCATGCCCAATAGCGGGTTCGAATTTACCACCAGAAGTCGGAGACCTCCCCAGAATGAACTCAATGCCCTGATTTCTTTTGGGAATATGATGGCATACACGGCCAGTCTGGATCAGATTTATCACACGCAGCTCAATCCGACCATTAGCTTTTTGCACGAGCCGGGGGCGAGGAGATATTCCCTTGCGTTGGATTTGGCGGAAATATTCAAGCCCTTGTTGGTGGATCGATTGATATTCAAATTGGTCAACAAGCGCCAGATTCAAGCGCAGGATTTCGACCGTTCATTGAGGGGATTCCTACTCAAAGAAAAAGCTCGCAAAGTGTTTGTTCAGGAGTGGGATCAACGGTTACGAGAAACGATCAAACACCGTGTACTCAATAAACAGGTGAGTTACGGGTATTTGATCCGACTGGAATGCTACAAGCTAGCGAAGCATTGTCTGGAAATAGAACGCTATCAACCCTTCAAGGCATGGTGGTAAGAAGGATGTTAACGACTAGTGCTTATGTATGTGATTTTGGTTTATGATGTAAGCGAAAAGCGAGTGGCCAAGATGCTAAAACTCTGTCGGCGGTATTTGAATTGGATTCAGAATTCGGTGCTGGAAGGAGAGTTGACACAAAGC is a window from the Pontibacter sp. G13 genome containing:
- a CDS encoding RtcB family protein, whose amino-acid sequence is MSITGKTLIELGYRPGKWFKEALAHANSHQLEGQALMDYLAEVQPTIFDPHAAPLPYHRNIVASTEEEIENTASVFATMNHLMKTPTVEAGAVMPDACPTGSPGGIPVGGVVVTRDAIHPSMHSADICCSVMMTSFGHIDPKLVLDAAHAATHFGGGGREEWFDLPKELEAQLKDNHFLGNEKPQMLAKSHLGTQGDGNHFLYVGRSEQTGETVMVTHHGSRGLGAYLYKEGMKIAEAFRREYSPRTLKSNAWIPYSEELGKKYWDALQLVRAWTKENHTVLHRATSQSLKVEPTERFWNEHNFVFKDGDRFYHAKGATPLDDKFVPDGHEGLRLVPLNMAEPVLIVRGETTETNLGFAPHGAGRNLSRSQHIRNQAGRSTKAILAEETKGLDVRFYSGHPDISELPSAYKSAAAVQQQMKEFGLGEVVDKILPYGCIMAGDWQIDAPWRKKKRK
- a CDS encoding MBL fold metallo-hydrolase — its product is MRIHHARNATLFIETADQVVLVDPMLGPKGTMPPFSFFRAKPRKNPLVDYPESSRAILERVTHCLITHKHPDHIDDAAVAFLKERQIPVTCSAKDRAFYEKKGIKVVQGLAYWAKQEFLGGSIVGIPARHGYGFIAGPMGHVMGFHIELPNEPSVYLSADTIYTDDVKRALTELKPDISVVAAGSAQFDIGQPLLMRVDDVIRFMQDAPGKVIANHLEAINHCPTTRAELRERVSNERLTDRVLIPEDGEVMPF
- a CDS encoding Crp/Fnr family transcriptional regulator, with translation MSTFDAISRFFETEYPLNQAGLAELFGAFSIQRLPKGTLLLTGDEPDQYLRFLNRGIVREFYSTGDRESNLTFYLEPQFISDFSAFMHQRDTHKFQESLTEVEQLSIGRTQFFELLERYQCGKAFIHQTFAELLAKQEDRAYERMTKKPEELYQILLEKRPNWLREIPQYHIASYLNITPETLSRLRKRIS
- a CDS encoding WYL domain-containing transcriptional regulator; amino-acid sequence: MKQEKEHGTRLRLLLVMRALIEQPGRYTKTELAKKFNIHKDTVTNYFNDFRNAGFELASDSKHRYHFVADTTYKALQDLLHFSEDDQDFLIDLLQKQEPHSQRSERIQRKIAATYDFTQLGYENLRNPHLSKLNLLRQAEADHCRVWLKGYRSSNSSEIRDRLVEPFHVSPEEDILHAFDVERGAIRHYLVARISHILPTDEPWQHAGKHNIMPTDPFRIVHPNPVQVHLRLSVGAYNELLVRFPLTRQYIRPAAEPNMFDFECKVNPKFFGLTNFILGNYHLNVEVVSPESLKDHLREKISTMNF
- the cas6 gene encoding CRISPR-associated endoribonuclease Cas6, coding for MRIHIKTTPAKEIVPFNYQKYLVGTLHKWLGDQNQWHDELSLYSLSWLSHGIPVKNKGLDFPTGAYFFISSPSQEFLMCLIQGIQEDPEIAFGLRVSELKIQAPPQFETVERFIAQSPILIKKRREEGGNKYFFPEDKQADQLLTETLRWKLKKGGFKHPRAIVRFDPNYRRYRTKVAVYDGIKNKGTLCPVIVEGSPEEIKFAWSVGIGSSTGIGFGALK
- the cas3 gene encoding CRISPR-associated helicase Cas3', whose protein sequence is MADPHPEIKAKGKPQWTTLYDHTLHVLLATEKFAEHVGLDIRIAQTGAILHDIGKAHPVFQDRLQGQKSTSTFRHEIASLFFLPLVKEEWRVPVLEMVIAHHKSIKNDKREKGILDLLDGEPDTLNYHLGNWESWNPIGLDLLEAFGWEIRPISKEQAEESFWQSAKFAKQSYRQRGYSKWRGLLMGADHMASAMVDKTEEKLRNMFLLPDLGFFDRQSPDYPLSLVSAENAKPHTMVVAPTGAGKTDYLFRRCQGRVFYTLPFQASINAMFQRLQKDLRTDNRALNLKLLHAASSLIKAENGDREDTVLQKHVGSSIKVLTPFQMAGIIFASKGYEAMIMDLAGCDIILDEVHTYSGISQAMVRRIVAVLKEIGCRIHIGTATMPSLLYQDLKRILGEELTLETSLDREDLARYDRHTIHKVQDWDQANQAIQKAIQSDQKLLIVCNTIAQSQMVYQTLIDLVANLGLSEQVERMLLHSKFKRKDRRKREAELLGMTDQGEITYRFNTARGGCIVVSTQVVEVSLDISFDVMITECAPLDSMIQRFGRINRKRTKETIGTRKPIYVIAPPDDSKQARPYDLEVLERSFEVLPENGPLHEVELQGKIDQVFNEFEPLSIEEHVHFQEDGTWTIPKLCNGNAWLVELLDIDSVAAIVESDAKAYLKVPYEERMGLEISVGYFSVRHLPQLEEGNAPYLIPDDCYDDELGLRMDKLKSTRDGSLTEIL
- a CDS encoding CRISPR-associated protein Cas7, with amino-acid sequence MNTIYIRTLKRADHTVFGVEKGQKTYYDPQFGRMIPYSSGQQIKRSILESLNLALETAGSPTTFFFDVTKKEEIKEGEVFGTCNPADPDQLLGGWMRAASGGKEKTLKRRSPLSISSMRGLHPLLAGTNKENMTFDRSNRPNNVVVVRDQKGNELSTEEIKDLLSGKDRSLERKWIADQTRATGLFVQDIAIDMRRLFSVALNPFEPEISAEVEASLREAGWIESESVFGPCLVAPKSVRDTLIPALVDSIFHWRITSNQSRTLSLMETLAVGISDNANKIAGSIRAKLTEAEKAMPIVEEELEGVDMFVTLPAAGYLITKNESADALENAREHLIGLLNKYDYEGQPVMA